A genomic stretch from Styela clava chromosome 5, kaStyClav1.hap1.2, whole genome shotgun sequence includes:
- the LOC144422736 gene encoding uncharacterized protein LOC144422736, which produces MVKRRKIVPAPKEAKEENELLHLQIQVLKAKLRESEEKQEETDSRLQLIDSRVQQIGSQLESVELQNAKIGSSFEHVYNMLQDISGVVKTGKVADSEETQPMSHVPDVSLITSTPATVVPKAAPVLKHDEISDFGSEDGQPEGKRNKFSQTLEVKFLENGHVSNLAPTILFLNDNGNEGTNVRRQLSTRPKMVTVATQSVPPVSTSRVSNANVSRSVLNSTTNATMMARNAKKPMYFDGSTVMTWPSYLCHFELVTSYNQWDDDTAGLELATCMTGQALNVLKDLPDMKRTSYRDIVAHFNHYFKPAGNASSYRTTFHCRRIKPNEAPRDYGNKLKELVILAYPNLDIAGQDDILKSQFLAGLTDESMIKHVTMQQPDTFESALSLATLYYSVDTNHSERRDMPKPRIAAVKQSNTGDAANQQTDLFQFLESSFERLVAKLDEIIGYVKPRANNNRNFDGVPRNPCPRCGKHGHWGRDCKACFNCKQTGHLKRDCPHLQNPADPATAASSSTANLNDTQRA; this is translated from the coding sequence atggttAAGAGAAGAAAGATTGTACCGGCACCAAAGGAAGCCAAAGaggagaatgaacttttgcatctgcaaatacaggTATTGAAGGCGAAATTGAGGGAGTCAGAGGAAAAGCAAGAGGAGACTGACAGCCGTTTGCAACTGATAGACAGTCGTGTGCAACAGATTGGAAGTCAACTAGAATCAGTTGAACTCCAGAATGCGAAAATTGGCTCATCTTTTGAACATGTTTACAACATGCTGCAAGATATTTCTGGCGTGGTTAAAACAGGAAAAGTTGCTGATTCTGAAGAAACTCAGCCCATGTCACATGTCCCAGATGTCAGCTTGATCACTTCAACACCCGCAACGGTTGTTCCAAAAGCAGCGCCTGTTCTCAAGCatgatgaaatttctgattttggatcAGAAGATGGACAGCCAGAAGGGAAGCGGAACAAGTTCTCACAGACATTAGAAGTGAAATTTTTGGAGAATGGTCATGTGAGTAACCTTGCACCTACAATTCtttttttgaatgataatgGTAATGAGGGCACAAATGTCAGAAGGCAACTTAGTACTAGGCCGAAAATGGTTACAGTGGCTACACAATCAGTTCCTCCAGTGAGCACTAGTAGGGTCTCAAATGCCAATGTTAGCCGTAGTGTACTCAATAGCACAACTAATGCTACGATGATGGCAAGAAATGCCAAAAAGCCAATGTATTTCGATGGATCCACTGTCATGACGTGGCCCAGTTATTTATGCCATTTTGAATTGGTTACCAGTTATAATCAGTGGGATGACGACACTGCAGGATTAGAATTGGCTACTTGCATGACAGGTCAAGCTCTAAATGTGTTGAAAGATTTACCAGATATGAAACGTACTAGCTATCGTGATATTGTGgctcattttaatcattatttCAAACCTGCCGGAAATGCGAGCTCATATCGTACTACATTTCATTGTCGTAGGATTAAGCCAAATGAAGCGCCACGGGATTATGGTAACAAATTGAAAGAGCTTGTTATTCTTGCTTACCCAAATCTTGATATTGCTGGtcaagatgatattttgaaatcgcagtttctcgccggtttaaccgatgaaagcatgatcaaacatgttaccatgcaaCAGCCTGATACTTTTGAAAGTGCACTGTCTCTTGCAACGCTGTATTACTCTGTTGATACTAACCACTCTGAGAGAAGAGACATGCCTAAACCTCGCATTGCCGCAGTGAAACAGAGTAACACTGGTGATGCAGCTAATCAGCAAACCGACCTTTTTCAGTTTCTCGAGAGCAGTTTTGAGCGACTTGTAGCAAAACTGGATGAGATCATAGGATATGTTAAGCCACGCGCTAACAACAATCGCAATTTTGATGGTGTACCACGCAACCCGTGTCCTCGTTGTGGTAAACATGGTCACTGGGGCAGGGATTGCAAGGCTTGTTTTAATTGTAAGCAGACTGGTCATCTTAAACGGGATTGTCCACATCTTCAGAATCCCGCTGATCCTGCAACAGCTGCTTCCTCTTCGACCGCAAATTTAAACGACACTCAGCGGGCTTGA
- the LOC120344068 gene encoding uncharacterized protein LOC120344068 isoform X2 yields MDANSNEVVRATQSDCLMSSFDRFKENGFLCNYSVNVGNKSFRVHRTVLAASSEYFEAMFSSNLKEVHDGHVNMKDVDQEGIAQCIEFMYKGKADLRMENIQHILQASHLLQMTNLTKHCFNYLKTNISPVNCLSVINLAQMYDCRDIKENAEQVLLNNFESVISSEMFPFVTKSDLLRYMKNETYQTSWKAVVTWAKGRVDIDVSDLVHIEHFPFKFLLETVLEEPMVRKNKTTKNSVITTLFSDVKKLETGLEISNCFTLKNLAETHQVNDPSAVKNVITCFLGANFERVIEKEDFLDISKDVIMALLKSSDTKCSSEAVKWKAMMKWVKHDVKNRRKTFQDLFSFLNLKDLPLEFLKETVRIEPLVKKSEKCINMLIEEIFSRASKVVPQSETNKDKSSTEDSSWSQDHEAVADEASAHDIPELGDTDPMSMYSPSPRQTSPMRYGAHYHSMQSRGQYRSSGQYVSQGLMSMYSSSQRQSTPVQYGGHCGPPVSASRGRRGHRGRGGYRGRGGHRGRGGTT; encoded by the exons ATGGATGCAAATTCAAATGAGGTGGTCAGGGCAACACAGTCAGATTGCCTCATGTCATCATTTGATAGGTTCAAagaaaatgggtttctctgcaATTACTCCGTCAATGTTGGTAACAAGTCATTCCGAGTTCATCGCACTGTTTTGGCAGCTTCTTCAGAATACTTTGAAGCCATGTTTTCGAGCAACTTGAAGGAAGTTCATGATGGTCACGTTAATATGAAGGATGTCGATCAGGAGGGGATCGCACAATGCATAGAGTTCATGTATAAAGGAAAGGCAGATTTGAGAATGGAAAACATTCAACATATCCTGCAAGCATCCCATCTCTTACAAATGACGAACTTGACGAAGCATTGCTTCAATTacttgaaaacaaatatttctcCAGTGAATTGTCTCTCAGTGATCAACTTGGCTCAAATGTACGATTGCCGCGATATAAAAGAAAATGCAGAACAGGTCTTACTCAATAATTTCGAATCTGTTATTTCTTCTGAGATGTTCCCATTCGTCACCAAATCAGATCTCTTGCGTTACATGAAAAATGAGACTTACCAAACATCATGGAAAGCTGTGGTAACATGGGCAAAAGGTAGAGTGGACATAGATGTTTCTGATCTTGTCCACATCGAGCACTTTCCATTTAAATTTCTTTTGGAAACTGTCCTTGAAGAACCCATGGTGAGAAAGAACAAAACGACCAAAAATTCAGTGATTACGACGTTATTCTCTGACGTAAAGAAACTGGAGACAGGTCTCGAGATTAGCAACTGCTTTACTCTGAAGAATCTGGCTGAAACACATCAAGTTAATGATCCGAGTGCAGTAAAAAATGTGATAACTTGTTTTCTTGGGGCAAATTTCGAACGAGTTATTGAAAAAGAAGATTTTCTTGATATTAGCAAGGATGTCATAATGGCACTTCTCAAATCTTCAGATACAAAGTGTTCTTCCGAGGCTGTCAAATGGAAGGCGATgatgaaatgggtgaaacatgaTGTCAAAAACAGAAGAAAGACATTTCAAGACTTGTTTAGTTTTCTAAATCTCAAGGATTTACCTCTTGAGTTTCTAAAGGAGACAGTCCGAATTGAACCACTGGTTAAAAAATCAGAGAAATGCATCAACATGCTCATAGAAGAAATATTCTCTCGTGCTTCAAAAGTTGTTCCACAAAGTGAAACAAACAAAGACAAATCATCCACTGAAGATTCAAGCTGGTCACAGGACCATGAGGCTGTTGCTGATGAAGCATCTGCTCATGATATTCCTGAACTCGGAGATACAG ACCCCATGTCTATGTATTCTCCTTCTCCGAGACAGACGTCTCCTATGCGATATGGAGCGCACTATCATTCTATGCAAAGTAGAGGGCAATATAGATCTTCAGGACAATATGTATCCCAAG GCCTGATGTCTATGTATTCTAGTTCCCAAAGGCAGTCGACTCCTGTGCAATATGGAGGGCATTGTGGACCCCCAG TCAGTGCAAGTCGAGGGAGGAGAGGACATCGAGGGAGGGGAGGATATCGAGGGAGAGGAGGACATCGAGGGAGAGGAGGCACGACGTAG
- the LOC120344068 gene encoding uncharacterized protein LOC120344068 isoform X1, translated as MDANSNEVVRATQSDCLMSSFDRFKENGFLCNYSVNVGNKSFRVHRTVLAASSEYFEAMFSSNLKEVHDGHVNMKDVDQEGIAQCIEFMYKGKADLRMENIQHILQASHLLQMTNLTKHCFNYLKTNISPVNCLSVINLAQMYDCRDIKENAEQVLLNNFESVISSEMFPFVTKSDLLRYMKNETYQTSWKAVVTWAKGRVDIDVSDLVHIEHFPFKFLLETVLEEPMVRKNKTTKNSVITTLFSDVKKLETGLEISNCFTLKNLAETHQVNDPSAVKNVITCFLGANFERVIEKEDFLDISKDVIMALLKSSDTKCSSEAVKWKAMMKWVKHDVKNRRKTFQDLFSFLNLKDLPLEFLKETVRIEPLVKKSEKCINMLIEEIFSRASKVVPQSETNKDKSSTEDSSWSQDHEAVADEASAHDIPELGDTDPMSMYSPSPRQTSPMRYGAHYHSMQSRGQYRSSGQYVSQDIPQNKINRDESSTEDSSPSEDHDDETSTRDIYEPEPGLSKTNRIFECIRISKYSNTFSADFRIIPNSSHFSP; from the exons ATGGATGCAAATTCAAATGAGGTGGTCAGGGCAACACAGTCAGATTGCCTCATGTCATCATTTGATAGGTTCAAagaaaatgggtttctctgcaATTACTCCGTCAATGTTGGTAACAAGTCATTCCGAGTTCATCGCACTGTTTTGGCAGCTTCTTCAGAATACTTTGAAGCCATGTTTTCGAGCAACTTGAAGGAAGTTCATGATGGTCACGTTAATATGAAGGATGTCGATCAGGAGGGGATCGCACAATGCATAGAGTTCATGTATAAAGGAAAGGCAGATTTGAGAATGGAAAACATTCAACATATCCTGCAAGCATCCCATCTCTTACAAATGACGAACTTGACGAAGCATTGCTTCAATTacttgaaaacaaatatttctcCAGTGAATTGTCTCTCAGTGATCAACTTGGCTCAAATGTACGATTGCCGCGATATAAAAGAAAATGCAGAACAGGTCTTACTCAATAATTTCGAATCTGTTATTTCTTCTGAGATGTTCCCATTCGTCACCAAATCAGATCTCTTGCGTTACATGAAAAATGAGACTTACCAAACATCATGGAAAGCTGTGGTAACATGGGCAAAAGGTAGAGTGGACATAGATGTTTCTGATCTTGTCCACATCGAGCACTTTCCATTTAAATTTCTTTTGGAAACTGTCCTTGAAGAACCCATGGTGAGAAAGAACAAAACGACCAAAAATTCAGTGATTACGACGTTATTCTCTGACGTAAAGAAACTGGAGACAGGTCTCGAGATTAGCAACTGCTTTACTCTGAAGAATCTGGCTGAAACACATCAAGTTAATGATCCGAGTGCAGTAAAAAATGTGATAACTTGTTTTCTTGGGGCAAATTTCGAACGAGTTATTGAAAAAGAAGATTTTCTTGATATTAGCAAGGATGTCATAATGGCACTTCTCAAATCTTCAGATACAAAGTGTTCTTCCGAGGCTGTCAAATGGAAGGCGATgatgaaatgggtgaaacatgaTGTCAAAAACAGAAGAAAGACATTTCAAGACTTGTTTAGTTTTCTAAATCTCAAGGATTTACCTCTTGAGTTTCTAAAGGAGACAGTCCGAATTGAACCACTGGTTAAAAAATCAGAGAAATGCATCAACATGCTCATAGAAGAAATATTCTCTCGTGCTTCAAAAGTTGTTCCACAAAGTGAAACAAACAAAGACAAATCATCCACTGAAGATTCAAGCTGGTCACAGGACCATGAGGCTGTTGCTGATGAAGCATCTGCTCATGATATTCCTGAACTCGGAGATACAG ACCCCATGTCTATGTATTCTCCTTCTCCGAGACAGACGTCTCCTATGCGATATGGAGCGCACTATCATTCTATGCAAAGTAGAGGGCAATATAGATCTTCAGGACAATATGTATCCCAAG ATATTccacaaaataaaatcaacagAGATGAATCATCCACTGAAGATTCAAGCCCGTCAGAGGATCATGATGATGAAACATCTACTCGTGATATTTATGAACCAgaaccagggttgtccaaaacgaatcgaatattcgaatgtattcgaatatcaaagtattcgaataccttttcggctgattttcgaataattccgaatagtagccacttttcgccgtaa